The Orenia marismortui DSM 5156 genome window below encodes:
- a CDS encoding bactofilin family protein: MFGRKKKKKSLTKNVGTIISPGTRIEGIVEVAESIRIDGSLEGDLIVKGDVYVGKEGRLKGNIQGDNIMIAGNVEGNIKADGKLEIVETGRLVGDISISNLIIHDGAIFEGNSTSKADIEKKMSDSKKIDFKSKGKSKNKGLKEKNNEEKNS; encoded by the coding sequence ATGTTTGGTAGAAAGAAAAAGAAAAAAAGTTTAACAAAAAATGTAGGAACTATAATTAGTCCAGGTACAAGAATTGAGGGAATAGTGGAAGTAGCAGAATCTATTAGAATTGATGGTTCGTTAGAGGGAGATTTGATTGTTAAAGGCGATGTTTATGTAGGTAAGGAAGGAAGATTAAAGGGGAATATTCAGGGAGATAATATTATGATAGCTGGTAATGTAGAAGGAAATATAAAAGCAGATGGTAAATTAGAGATTGTTGAAACAGGAAGGTTAGTAGGAGATATATCTATAAGTAACTTAATTATTCATGATGGAGCTATCTTTGAAGGGAATAGTACTTCAAAAGCAGATATTGAAAAGAAGATGTCAGATTCTAAAAAGATAGACTTTAAGTCTAAAGGAAAGTCAAAAAATAAAGGTTTAAAAGAAAAAAATAATGAAGAAAAAAATTCATAA
- a CDS encoding GNAT family N-acetyltransferase: MKKKIHNIEVAFVSTEKELQKIFGLRKEVFVKEQGVPNEIEVDKFDYEGKHLIAKSSGNVIGTCRLLTEDKVGKVGRMAVKSDFRGKGVGSLILDKLVEFSKSQNLEELLLHAQIHAVEFYKKSGFEVCSDKIIEEAGIKHLKMNMRL; the protein is encoded by the coding sequence ATGAAGAAAAAAATTCATAATATAGAAGTTGCTTTTGTTAGTACTGAAAAAGAATTACAAAAAATTTTTGGCTTAAGGAAGGAAGTTTTTGTAAAAGAACAAGGTGTTCCAAATGAAATAGAGGTTGATAAATTTGATTATGAAGGGAAGCATTTGATTGCTAAATCTTCAGGAAATGTTATTGGAACTTGTCGTTTATTAACAGAGGATAAGGTAGGTAAAGTAGGTCGAATGGCTGTGAAATCTGATTTCAGAGGAAAAGGAGTCGGCTCTTTAATTTTAGATAAATTAGTAGAGTTCTCTAAAAGTCAAAATTTAGAAGAGTTATTATTACATGCCCAAATTCATGCTGTAGAATTTTATAAGAAAAGTGGCTTTGAGGTTTGCTCAGACAAAATTATTGAAGAGGCTGGTATAAAGCACCTTAAAATGAATATGAGATTATAA